One window from the genome of Serinibacter salmoneus encodes:
- a CDS encoding DivIVA domain-containing protein, protein MTLLTADDVLQKTFQQTKFREGYDQDEVDDFLDEIVNTLRVLSSENAELKAKLEAGGAASDETGLITPVQDATVENEPESEATPEPEPEAAPEPEATPEPEPTAPVAAAAVTSDPESATGMLQLAQRLHDEYVRNGKDEGDRLVSEAKSEAERLVSEAEGQRARTLKQLESEQATLEHKISQLRSFERDYRMRLKSFLGSLVETLDAQASVVGVDGGTPQL, encoded by the coding sequence ATGACGCTGCTGACAGCTGACGACGTTCTCCAGAAGACGTTCCAGCAGACGAAGTTCCGCGAGGGATACGACCAGGACGAGGTCGATGACTTCCTCGACGAGATCGTCAACACCCTGCGCGTGCTCTCCAGCGAGAACGCGGAGCTCAAGGCGAAGCTCGAGGCCGGCGGTGCCGCCTCTGATGAGACGGGTCTGATCACCCCGGTCCAGGACGCGACCGTCGAGAACGAGCCGGAGTCCGAGGCCACCCCCGAGCCCGAGCCTGAGGCCGCCCCCGAGCCCGAGGCCACCCCCGAGCCCGAGCCGACTGCTCCCGTGGCCGCTGCCGCGGTGACCAGCGACCCGGAGTCCGCCACCGGCATGCTTCAGCTCGCTCAGCGGCTGCACGACGAGTACGTCCGCAACGGCAAGGACGAGGGCGACCGACTCGTCTCCGAGGCGAAGTCCGAGGCCGAGCGTCTCGTCTCCGAGGCGGAGGGCCAGCGTGCGCGCACGCTCAAGCAGCTCGAGAGCGAGCAGGCCACCCTCGAGCACAAGATCAGCCAGCTGCGCAGCTTCGAGCGCGACTACCGCATGCGCCTGAAGAGCTTCCTGGGCTCCCTCGTGGAGACCCTGGACGCCCAGGCCAGCGTCGTCGGCGTCGACGGCGGTACCCCGCAGCTCTGA
- the lspA gene encoding signal peptidase II: protein MTQAREKSAGTRRMATLAVTAVVVLLLDQITKTIALAELTPGARVPAIGDLLGWTLVFNPGAAFSFGTGVTWVFTILLAAVSIGVLAYGVRVRNRWWAITLGALVGGALGNLVDRLAREPGFGVGHVVDFIDYGPFIGNVADIGIVLAAFALVGLSLLGIDPRGGAATDLATTHEEHA, encoded by the coding sequence ATGACCCAGGCGCGCGAGAAGTCCGCAGGCACCCGGCGGATGGCGACGCTCGCGGTGACCGCCGTCGTCGTGCTCCTGCTCGACCAGATCACCAAGACCATCGCGCTGGCCGAGCTCACTCCCGGGGCGCGCGTGCCGGCCATCGGCGATCTCCTCGGCTGGACCCTCGTGTTCAACCCGGGCGCCGCGTTCTCCTTCGGCACGGGTGTGACGTGGGTCTTCACGATCCTGCTCGCGGCCGTGAGCATCGGTGTGCTCGCCTACGGTGTGCGTGTGCGCAATCGGTGGTGGGCCATCACCCTCGGCGCCCTGGTGGGCGGCGCACTGGGCAACCTGGTGGACCGCCTCGCCCGAGAGCCAGGATTCGGCGTGGGGCATGTGGTGGACTTCATCGACTACGGCCCGTTCATCGGCAACGTGGCAGATATCGGGATCGTGCTCGCCGCATTCGCGCTGGTGGGCCTCTCGCTGCTGGGGATCGATCCGCGAGGCGGGGCCGCCACCGACCTCGCCACCACGCACGAGGAACACGCATGA
- a CDS encoding RluA family pseudouridine synthase, whose amino-acid sequence MSDLSLPVPDGLAGERADVALARMMGLSRSRAADLIDAGGAALDGVALRRSDRLRAGAWLEVQRPEPAAAPAAVAELVEGMRIVLQDEDVVVVDKPIGVAAHPAPGWSGPTVVGGLAAAGIAVATSGAAERQGIVHRLDVGTSGLMVVAKSERAYTDLKRAFKERTVEKVYHALVQGHPDPSTGTIDAPIGRHPKHDWKFAVLSSGKPSVTHYEVIEAMRAASLLEVHLETGRTHQIRVHTSALRHPCVGDLTYGADPVLAREVGLSRQWLHAMRLGFTHPGSGEWVEVTSSYPDDLAAALETLRGA is encoded by the coding sequence ATGAGCGACCTGTCGCTGCCCGTGCCCGACGGCCTCGCCGGTGAGCGCGCCGACGTCGCGCTGGCCCGCATGATGGGCCTCTCGCGCTCCCGCGCCGCGGACCTCATCGATGCCGGAGGGGCGGCGCTGGACGGCGTGGCGCTGCGCCGATCCGACAGGCTGCGGGCCGGCGCCTGGCTCGAGGTGCAGCGACCCGAGCCTGCGGCCGCCCCCGCGGCGGTTGCGGAACTGGTCGAGGGTATGCGGATCGTGCTGCAGGACGAGGACGTGGTCGTGGTGGACAAGCCGATCGGCGTGGCCGCGCACCCCGCCCCCGGCTGGAGCGGCCCCACCGTGGTGGGTGGCCTCGCCGCCGCGGGCATCGCCGTGGCGACCTCCGGCGCCGCCGAGCGGCAGGGGATCGTGCACCGCCTGGACGTGGGCACCTCGGGCCTGATGGTGGTGGCCAAGAGCGAGCGCGCCTACACCGACCTCAAGCGCGCCTTCAAGGAGCGCACGGTGGAGAAGGTCTACCACGCGCTGGTGCAGGGGCACCCGGATCCCTCCACCGGCACGATCGATGCCCCCATCGGGCGCCACCCCAAGCACGACTGGAAGTTCGCTGTCCTCTCCTCGGGCAAGCCCTCGGTCACCCACTACGAGGTGATCGAGGCGATGCGTGCCGCGAGCCTGCTCGAGGTGCACCTGGAGACCGGCCGCACCCATCAGATCCGGGTGCACACCTCCGCGCTGCGCCACCCGTGCGTGGGTGACCTCACCTACGGCGCGGACCCGGTCCTCGCCCGCGAGGTGGGCCTGAGCAGGCAGTGGCTGCACGCCATGCGGCTCGGCTTCACCCACCCGGGTTCGGGGGAGTGGGTCGAGGTCACCTCCTCCTACCCCGACGACCTCGCCGCGGCGCTGGAGACCCTGCGCGGCGCCTGA